The Setaria viridis chromosome 2, Setaria_viridis_v4.0, whole genome shotgun sequence DNA window TCCGCGCTCCCGTCGCCGGCCCGCTTCGAGCCGAGCCCGGCGCGCACGTCCATGGCCGCGGCGCTCCCCACCCAGACGCGCGCCAAGCTTGACTTCCCCGCCGCCGAGGCGTCGCccccggcgagggcgccggccgggaaGGAGaacctcctccccgccgcggcgccgtcgacgcccccggcgagggcgccggggGCCGCCGAGAAGGAGaacctcctccccgccggcgcggACGCGCACGACGAGCTGGTGGCGCTCAACCTCGCCGCGGTGGCCAGGGCCGCGGGCACGCCGGCAGCCGGCCCGCTCTTCGTGCGCGGCAGGCTCTACGACCTCTACTCCGCGCGCCGCAACGAGCGCCTCAAGCGCAAGCACGGCTTCCCCTACTCCTACGAGGACTCCGCGTCCGCGGCGCTGGACCCCGAGGCGGTGGCCGAGGACCCCTGCGTCGCCGTCGAGCTGTCCAAGCGCCGCGTCGCCAAGAAGGCCTACACCGCCACCGGGGCCGAGTCCGTGAGGAGGTCCATGCCGGCCGCCGACTTCGCGGCGGGCCGCGCCGGGGGCCTGGGGCCTCGGTCCTCCCTCAGGAGCAGCAAGGAGATGAAGAAGGCCTCCGCCGCGTCCGGTGCCGTGTCGATGGCCGGCAAGGAGAGGAGGATCATCCCCAGGTCGTCCGCTCGAAGGATCTGAGGGCTGCAGCGCCTCTCACCTGAGTTGTGTGATCTCCCGGAGGTGGTGGTGTTCTTGCTTCCTCTCTTTGGATCGGTAATGTGGATATCGTGATGCAGTCTACCCATCTAGTAGATGTCAGTAAGAAATATTGGTAACTGTTGATTGAGTTAGCAGGAAATACTATTTTGGTGTCTGGAGTTGGTTTGGGGTTGAAATACAGATGCGTATTTTGCCATACAATGTGCTGTGAATAAGTTCAATCACCTCTGCTGCAAGTTCAGAATCTCGTTTTGTGGTGCTTTGTTTGCTTGATGGTTATAATCTGATTGAAACGTAGTAGTACTGAGGCGCTGTCAGTTTAGGTTGCCTGATGTTCTGAATTTGGTTGTTGCCATGATTCGATCTGTGTATGTCCCGGATCACCATTTTGAATTTGGTGGCAGTGTTCTTGTTCTGAATTTGGTTATCAGAATTAGCAAGTGGAAGGCCATCATTGTCGTGATTCGATCTCTGCATACATCGATCACCATTTTGAAATTGGTGCTCAGCATATAAGTGGGTGGAATCAGTGCATAGTTGGATCCGCCATTTTGAATGTATATTGCTTGATGGAACGGAGTTTTTTTTTCGGGGATTTGCATCTTACTATAGTTCTCTTGAAAAGACAAGTCATCTTCAGGATCTGTAGTTCTTGTACGTAACCCCGTCTTTGAGACTTTTTTGCTCTTTTGCATAGCtccgtttggttctttagtttCTATTaaagttcctgtcacatcgaatatttagatactaattaggagtattaaatatagactaattacaaaatcaaatGCACAGATGgtggctaatttgcgagacaaatctattaagcctaattagtccatgatttgacaaagtgatgctacagtaaacatgtgcatctcgcgaattagcctccatctgtgtaattagttttataatcagctcatgtttagttctcctaattagcctccgaatattcgatgtgacatgaactttagtccggactaaagatccaaacatcccatgtttggtttggtttgcttCTGATTATTATGCTCTTCAGTGGTTCAGAATTTTTTGTAGGCTTCGGTATTGCCATGGTAGAGAACAGTACTAGTGTGCCACTATGGACTTTGGAATGGGTCTGCAGTCTGCAGGGTGCAAAATAATATAGCTGCATGCTTGTCTATTGTCATACTGCTGCATATTGTGCAGAGTAGGTTGGATGAATTCTATTGACAAATTGATCTGAAGCCAATTGTCATATGATGCAGCGTTGTTTTATCATGCTCTTCAGATTATTAATTTGTTATGCTACTCAGCAGCTTATGATTTCCCGATTCATTAGTCAATTGTTATGCTATCTGCTCCTTCATGTTGGAAAACAAGTCCAATCACTTCTACTGAACTTTCAGATTTTTTTCGTTTGTTTGGTGGGGTTCACATTTCTCAGGCAAATTTTATGAGTTGTAGTCGACTGCCATATTTCTGAATCCGAACGCACACAGCGTGATTTCACAATTTATTACTGGCCTGACCCACATCTCAGACCAGGGCTTCCCAAGAACAACATGCTGGATTGGTCCTGGAAGCTGCATCCTGAACTCCTGAAGCAGCTGCCTTCATCTTTCTACTTCTTGCTAGTTCTAGATGTGCCTCTCATTATTCAATCTTGCATATATTACACACAGGAGCAACATGAGACGTTGCTACTAGAACACAATCAAGAGGTTGCTGCAGCTCCTGCAAGCTTCCTGAGTAGCCTGGCCGCCTCAAGCATCGCAACCCCAACCTCCTCCTTGCTGCTGCTTGCGACATCGTCATTGCCCTTCCCTTGTTctgcatcgtcgtcgtcgtctggtGGGAAGCAGTGCGCGGGCGCCTGCCACTGCGCGTCCTCCAGCGCCAGGCCGGGCTCGAAGCGAATCACGTACTGCTTGATCCCCGTCACTGCAGATCCGGTGCCAATGCGCTTGATCGTTACCGAATGCAGGTGCTGCTCTTCAACGTACAATAATTGGGGTTACCTACCGTCGTCGATGAAGTCCCACCGCACGGGCCGGCCCGTGGCGGCCTCCTCGTAGTAGACGATGAACCCGGCCTTCCCCCAGACGTGGCAGTCGATGCCGCCGGAGACGGCGCGCCCCGCGtactcggcgccgccgccggagagccACCAGGGCGGCAGCACGCCGACGGGGAACCGCACGACGCGGCAGGTGGAGGAGTCGAAGTAGAAGGAGGTGCCATTGTTCCACTCCACGTCGTAGAGCGGGTCGGCGGAGAGCTGGTGGCGGACCAGGTTGAGgttccgccgccgcggccagtCGTAGTAGAGGTCCGTGATGCGGAGCGGCGGGCCCGTGGAGGCCGATGAGTAGTTGGTCAGGTTCGTAAACAGCACCGCGTGGAACCGCTCCGGCCACGGCGTCGGCGAAGGGAGAGGCAGGCCGGATGCATCCTCTGccaccatggcggcggcggcgaacaggaggaggaggatgaggagcggcggcgggggccagcGGGTGGGCGCCATGTCGCGCGAGCTGGGGACTGTAGCGAGCGGGCAGGGAGGGGGCGGGCCTTATCTTTGTTGTGTGCTCGTTCGTGTCGTGTCGTGTCGGCTGGTGGTTGGCGAATGGACGACCAGAGTCCACAGGCAATCGAAGGCAGGAGAAGCAGAGGTTGGCGATCCGGCTGCACAAACTCCTTTGAGATTTCTGAAGCTGCACAAGCTTTCCGCACCCTAGCGCCAGGATATCTGATGAGAATTTTTTCACCGGATCCTCTATTCAACATCGAAATATGGTTGCACATTGAAAAGTATGTGAAAAAAATAACTATATTATTTgactctgggatagaaaattaTCGCCGCAATATGAACACAATGTTTCATACAACTATAGGCTAAATCTATGACTAACACGGGctaaggccagtctcagtgcaAGGTTTGGTAACTGTTTCATTACACTGTTTCATAGATAATCTGGAGCATTTAATTTTTGTGTGGAGTTACAATCAAATGTGTCTTGCGATGAAACTATAATATCCTCAGGGCAAGTTTCAATTGGTTTCATTGATTTGGTAACTGTGCCAGTTGGATTTTATGGGATGAAACtcccctcttctctcttctcataaTTAAGTTGCTAAGTCAGCAAAACTGCTTATGTGGCATAGGATTTAATGGCCCGTGAAACCTCGCTGAAACCGGCCTAAAAGCCAGGAGACTCATGCGGGCTTTTAATGTTCACGCTGTTTTTGCCAAGATGGCCGGCCCAAAAACAAGCCATTCTCTGTCTCGAACAGCCCTGCTTCTTACCCATAAAAACACCCTACATGTGACAATACAGACGCATAAAAACAGCCCAAAATAGTACCTCAGTCCCTTCAAAGAAGGTTATACTCCCACCGGGCACCGGCCCAATCATCTACAGCGGTCACACTATACAGACGCATCGCTATTATCGGTCGACACAAACCTAGCTACCTGCAAAGGAGGATCTCTGATCTCTGATCCCTCCCTGTGTTGTTTCCCTTGTCCTCTGCCCCCCCCTGGTTTCGACAGTGATCTCTTGGGAATAATTGGCCATTTAGATCAAAACCTTCAACTCAAGTTGTGCACTAGGCGCATGTCGGCAGTACATACTCCCTTTGTCAATGACCTTGTCTTAAGGGCTCGGTAATTGACTATCCAGAGCAAATTAAATGCTAGGTACAGCGTCATGTCACGCTCGAACCAATCTAGAATTCGGCATAAATCAATTCTTCCCGTGGttcgagagaaaaaaactaCCCACATCGTATTGAGGAGAAAAATGAAAGGTGGCGCGACAATGGCAACCTACCGTGTGGGGCCGTCCCCCACACTTCTCCCAGGCAAGTGTTCAAGATATGCGAGGTCGTGAATCATCCTTGTAAATGCATTTGCAGCGTCAGTTCTACAGAACCGCTCTTGCAAGTATTGCAAAAACTAAAGACAAGTCTTGTGTCTCTTGCTGCAAATGCAGTTTCAACCGATCCTGCAAATGATTCCTGCCGTAGCGAGGTTTCGCTCATAACTTATTTTGGATATATAGAATCAGCTTGTATGTTTTATCATATACCAAAACTGATTTTATAGCTACAGAGATGGCTACAGCTGGTCGGCGTGAACTGTGATCATCCCGTGGGACATGTGTGTGTGTAGGCTACAAGAGAGGTGCGTGGAAACTGGGCAGAGCAGCCGCAACACCACCCGTGCATGCACTGACACCCAAGTCCTTGTGCCCTTGGACGCATGGAACCCTACAGAGGTTGCAATCACCCGCTGGACGAATCATTACTACTCATCAGACATGCGTCGCTGTCGCTTGTCGCCGATCCGATCTTGCGTTGGGTTGCTTCCCTTGTCCTTTGGCCTAGCTCCTGAATCCGGATGACTGCTAGATGCCCGTGCTCAACAGCACGAACAATCAATCCTGCAAAATAATTGCTTCTATATATATCATATAGGCCTCGAACTAGCTACATGTTCAACGAGAGAATCTTCTAAGAAATACCTGTGTACACACACATACATGcatgtgtgggtgtgtgtgcaCGCATGGGCATCGTACTGTTGCTAGCCTCGCTTGTGATCTTTGTCTTGGAGCCACAACAAGCTACGATTCTTAATCAGCAACTGCTCGCTTCTTAATCAGCAACTGCTAATTAAGATCACCTAATTACCTGACTGGGAGTGAATCTAGTGATAGATTcataaacctagaaaaatcaaaaccaaaataatctacaatttagaatggatgGAG harbors:
- the LOC117842771 gene encoding uncharacterized protein — protein: MDRRPPLAVSPRRLRPRPHRVPRPPLVPASSVLTPPGSMKKAAAPMRASICAIPSPIRLEPSPMRASISALPSPARFEPSPARTSMAAALPTQTRAKLDFPAAEASPPARAPAGKENLLPAAAPSTPPARAPGAAEKENLLPAGADAHDELVALNLAAVARAAGTPAAGPLFVRGRLYDLYSARRNERLKRKHGFPYSYEDSASAALDPEAVAEDPCVAVELSKRRVAKKAYTATGAESVRRSMPAADFAAGRAGGLGPRSSLRSSKEMKKASAASGAVSMAGKERRIIPRSSARRI
- the LOC117842202 gene encoding uncharacterized protein At4g14100, producing the protein MAPTRWPPPPLLILLLLFAAAAMVAEDASGLPLPSPTPWPERFHAVLFTNLTNYSSASTGPPLRITDLYYDWPRRRNLNLVRHQLSADPLYDVEWNNGTSFYFDSSTCRVVRFPVGVLPPWWLSGGGAEYAGRAVSGGIDCHVWGKAGFIVYYEEAATGRPVRWDFIDDVTGIKQYVIRFEPGLALEDAQWQAPAHCFPPDDDDDAEQGKGNDDVASSSKEEVGVAMLEAARLLRKLAGAAATS